One genomic window of Camelina sativa cultivar DH55 chromosome 5, Cs, whole genome shotgun sequence includes the following:
- the LOC104785062 gene encoding myosin-G heavy chain-like, whose protein sequence is MALNFFSASLHPLSNPSSSSHRFNQKHLLSPTRVRSDRNEIGVTDNDNNNNNNDPSSSSFSGSSSTSSSSVRTQLDLLEQLTSTSEGYMSDGGGGGSRGLTIRDQLAGLVGDRDDDFSIPLGKKNLKKVSPKFLTTSQKRNIKRQSYLNEVSRRNDSVFFATIGAFVLLPPLVILAIAILTGYVQLFP, encoded by the exons ATGGCTTTGAACTTCTTCTCCGCTTCTCTTCACCCActttcaaatccttcttcttcttctcatcgaTTCAATCAGAAACACCTCCTTTCCCCAACACGTGTCCGCTCTGACAGGAACGAAATCGGCGTTACtgacaacgacaacaacaacaacaacaacgatccttcttcatcttccttctccG gttcttcttcaacttcatcttcatcagTACGTACACAACTAGATCTTCTTGAACAGCTAACTTCAACAAGTGAAG GTTACATgagtgatggtggtggtggtggctcgAGGGGACTTACTATACGTGACCAATTGGCTGGACTTGTTGGTGACAGAGACGATGATTTCTCCATTCCATTAggcaaaaaaaacttaaagaaagtGAGTCCTAAATTCTTAACCACTTCTCAGAAAAGGAACATTAAGAGACAAAGCTACCTTAATGAGGTCTCTCGCAGGAATGATTCTGTTTTCTTTGCTACTATTGGCGCCTTTGTACTCCTTCCTCCTTTAGTCATTCTAGCCATTGCTATCTTAACTGGCTATGTTCAACTCTTCCCATAA